One window of the Primulina eburnea isolate SZY01 chromosome 18, ASM2296580v1, whole genome shotgun sequence genome contains the following:
- the LOC140819765 gene encoding CBL-interacting serine/threonine-protein kinase 5-like, whose protein sequence is MEEKPTKHTQENNHLSYGSARNIVFDKYEMGRLLGQGTFAKVYHGRNLRTSESVAIKVINKDQVKKEGLMEQITREIAVMRLVRHPNIVEIKEVMATKQKIYFVMEYIKGGELFAKVAKGRLKEDAARKYFQQLVSAVDFCHSRGVWHRDLKPENLLLDENENLKVSDFGLSALPEHHRNDGLLHTQCGTPAYVAPEVLRKRGYDGEKSDIWSCGVILYVLLAGYLPFQDENLMKMYSKVFKSEFEFPPWFSYDAKRLISRLLVADPQKRITIPGIMKNPWFCKGFNRPIAFSIQEPVNETPLEQDDEAHKKELELKRSKSSPPFYNAFAFISSMSSGFDLSNLFENRTRSGTLFTSKCSASSIMSKLESLAKKSNFKMVSNKDFKVRMQGASEGRKGKLSVTAEVFEVAPEVAVVEFSKAAGDTLEYRKFCEEDVRPALKDIVWSWQGENSVPGTEM, encoded by the coding sequence ATGGAGGAAAAACCCACAAAACATACACAAGAAAACAACCATCTTAGCTATGGATCCGCAAGAAACATCGTTTTCGACAAGTACGAGATGGGGCGGCTCCTGGGCCAGGGCACCTTCGCCAAGGTTTATCATGGGAGGAACCTCAGGACCTCCGAAAGCGTCGCCATTAAAGTCATCAACAAAGATCAGGTCAAGAAAGAAGGTTTAATGGAGCAGATCACCAGAGAAATCGCCGTCATGCGATTGGTTCGGCACCCGAATATTGTAGAGATCAAAGAGGTAATGGCCACAAAGCAGAAAATATACTTCGTCATGGAGTATATTAAGGGTGGCGAGCTTTTCGCGAAAGTCGCCAAAGGGAGGCTGAAAGAAGATGCGGCGAGGAAGTACTTTCAGCAGCTGGTAAGTGCGGTGGATTTCTGCCATAGCCGCGGGGTCTGGCACAGGGACTTGAAGCCCGAAAATTTACTTCTTGATGAGAATGAAAACCTCAAAGTTTCTGACTTTGGGCTGTCCGCTTTGCCGGAGCACCATCGGAACGATGGGCTTCTACACACGCAGTGTGGGACACCGGCTTACGTTGCTCCGGAAGTGCTTAGGAAAAGAGGGTATGATGGTGAAAAATCTGATATTTGGTCATGTGGAGTGATTTTGTATGTTCTTTTAGCAGGATACTTGCCATTCCAGGATGAGAATTTGATGAAGATGTACAGCAAAGTTTTCAAGTCCGAATTCGAGTTTCCCCCGTGGTTCTCGTATGATGCAAAGAGGCTAATATCCAGGCTCCTGGTTGCTGATCCACAGAAGAGGATTACCATTCCAGGGATCATGAAAAACCCTTGGTTTTGCAAGGGATTCAACAGACCGATCGCCTTCTCGATCCAAGAACCAGTGAATGAAACTCCCTTGGAGCAAGACGATGAAGCACATAAGAAAGAATTGGAGTTAAAAAGATCAAAATCATCTCCCCCTTTCTACAACGCATTCGCATTCATATCATCAATGTCATCCGGGTTCGACTTATCAAACCTGTTCGAGAACCGAACAAGGTCCGGGACGCTCTTCACGTCGAAATGCTCGGCCTCCTCAATCATGTCGAAGCTCGAATCACTGGCCAAGAAATCGAATTTCAAGATGGTTAGCAACAAGGATTTTAAGGTGAGGATGCAAGGCGCATCGGAGGGGCGGAAAGGGAAGTTGTCCGTAACGGCGGAGGTGTTCGAGGTGGCGCCGGAGGTGGCGGTGGTGGAGTTCTCGAAAGCGGCGGGGGACACACTCGAGTACAGGAAGTTCTGCGAGGAGGACGTGCGGCCTGCCTTGAAAGACATAGTCTGGAGTTGGCAAGGGGAGAACAGTGTTCCGGGGACTGAAATGTAA